One segment of Yersinia kristensenii DNA contains the following:
- the pdhR gene encoding pyruvate dehydrogenase complex transcriptional repressor PdhR: MAYNKIRQPKLSDVIEQQLEYLILEGTLRPGEKLLPERELAKQFDVSRPSLREAIQRLEAKGLLLRRQGGGTFVQTNLWQSFSDPLAELLADHPESQFDLLETRHALEGVAAYYAALRGTDEDLQRIRECHTVIQQAQDSGDLDAEADAVMQYQVAVTEAAHNVVLLHLLRCMGPMLEQNVKQNFELLYSRREMLATVSSHRAGIFEAIVAREPEKAREASHRHLAFIEEILLDLSREHSRRERSLRRLQQRKD; the protein is encoded by the coding sequence ATGGCCTACAACAAAATACGTCAGCCCAAATTGTCAGATGTTATCGAGCAGCAGCTCGAGTACCTGATCTTGGAAGGGACGCTGCGTCCGGGAGAGAAATTACTGCCTGAGCGCGAGTTGGCGAAGCAATTTGATGTTTCCCGACCTTCTCTGCGAGAAGCAATCCAGCGGTTAGAGGCTAAGGGGCTGCTGTTGCGCCGTCAGGGCGGTGGTACTTTCGTGCAAACCAATCTGTGGCAAAGCTTTAGCGATCCGCTGGCTGAACTGCTGGCCGACCATCCAGAATCACAATTCGATCTATTAGAAACCCGTCATGCCCTCGAAGGTGTCGCAGCCTATTATGCAGCCCTGCGCGGTACTGATGAAGATCTACAACGCATTCGTGAATGCCATACTGTTATTCAGCAAGCACAAGATAGCGGCGATTTGGATGCCGAGGCCGATGCTGTCATGCAGTATCAAGTTGCTGTCACAGAGGCTGCGCATAATGTGGTTTTACTGCATTTACTGCGCTGCATGGGGCCAATGCTGGAACAAAATGTTAAACAAAACTTTGAATTGCTTTACTCGCGCCGCGAAATGCTGGCAACGGTGAGCAGTCACCGCGCCGGGATTTTTGAGGCGATTGTGGCACGTGAGCCAGAGAAAGCTCGCGAAGCCTCACACCGTCACTTGGCGTTTATCGAGGAAATTCTGTTGGACCTCAGTCGGGAGCACAGTCGCCGTGAGCGATCTTTGCGTCGGCTCCAGCAGCGCAAGGATTAG
- a CDS encoding amino acid permease, translated as MSVQQEGAELKRGLKNRHIQLIALGGAIGTGLFLGIAQTIQMAGPSVLLGYAIGGFIAFLIMRQLGEMVVEEPVAGSFSHFAYKYWGNFAGFASGWNYWVLYVLVAMAELTAVGIYVQYWWPEIPTWVSAAVFFLAINAINLANVKVYGEMEFWFAIIKVVAIIAMILFGGWLLLSGQGGPEATVTNLWAQGGFFPNGIMGLVMAMAVIMFSFGGLELVGITAAEAENPAKSIPKATNQVIYRILLFYIGSLAILLSLYPWDKVVEGGSPFVLIFHALNSNVVATVLNIVVLTAALSVYNSCVYCNSRMLFGLAKQGNGPKILLKVDGRGVPVLAIAVSAFATAFCVLINYLIPGRAFELLMALVVSALVINWAMISLAHLKFRAAKNRQGVIPQFKAFWYPFSNYLCLLFLAGILVIMYLTPGIQISVLLIPGWLVLLAVGYILKNRNQRAKS; from the coding sequence ATGAGTGTTCAACAGGAAGGTGCGGAGCTAAAGCGGGGGCTTAAAAACCGCCACATCCAGCTTATTGCCTTAGGTGGCGCTATTGGTACCGGACTGTTTCTGGGTATCGCGCAGACCATTCAAATGGCGGGGCCTTCAGTGTTACTGGGGTATGCTATCGGTGGTTTTATCGCATTTCTGATTATGCGCCAGTTAGGGGAAATGGTGGTCGAGGAGCCAGTAGCGGGTTCTTTCAGTCACTTTGCATATAAATACTGGGGCAATTTTGCCGGTTTTGCTTCCGGCTGGAATTACTGGGTACTCTACGTGTTGGTCGCGATGGCAGAACTCACCGCCGTGGGTATTTATGTACAGTATTGGTGGCCGGAGATCCCGACCTGGGTCTCTGCTGCAGTGTTCTTCCTCGCCATCAATGCCATCAATCTGGCGAATGTCAAAGTGTACGGCGAGATGGAGTTCTGGTTTGCCATCATTAAAGTCGTCGCTATCATTGCCATGATTCTATTCGGCGGCTGGTTATTACTGAGCGGGCAAGGTGGCCCGGAAGCCACTGTCACTAACTTATGGGCGCAGGGCGGATTCTTCCCCAATGGTATCATGGGGTTGGTGATGGCCATGGCGGTCATTATGTTCTCTTTTGGTGGGCTTGAATTAGTCGGTATCACCGCAGCAGAAGCAGAAAACCCGGCCAAAAGCATCCCGAAAGCAACCAATCAGGTTATCTATCGTATCTTGCTGTTCTATATCGGTTCTCTGGCAATTTTGCTGTCACTTTATCCGTGGGACAAAGTGGTGGAAGGCGGCAGCCCATTTGTACTGATCTTCCATGCTTTGAACAGTAATGTGGTCGCCACGGTATTGAATATTGTGGTTCTGACGGCGGCATTGTCGGTCTACAACAGCTGTGTTTACTGTAACAGTCGTATGTTATTCGGTTTAGCCAAACAAGGTAATGGCCCCAAAATACTGCTGAAAGTCGATGGCCGCGGAGTGCCGGTTCTTGCAATCGCCGTCTCTGCATTTGCTACCGCTTTCTGTGTGCTGATTAACTATCTGATACCCGGCCGCGCTTTTGAATTGTTAATGGCATTAGTGGTGTCGGCACTGGTCATCAACTGGGCGATGATTAGCCTGGCACACCTGAAATTCCGGGCAGCTAAAAATCGTCAGGGCGTCATCCCACAATTCAAAGCTTTCTGGTATCCGTTCAGTAACTACCTGTGTTTGCTATTCTTGGCCGGCATTCTGGTCATCATGTATCTGACACCAGGCATCCAAATTTCAGTGCTGTTGATTCCAGGTTGGTTAGTGCTATTGGCTGTTGGTTATATCCTGAAAAACCGTAACCAAAGAGCAAAATCCTGA
- the ampE gene encoding beta-lactamase regulator AmpE has translation MTLFTLLLVLAWERLFKLGEHWQLDHRLEVVFTRLRHFSLVQTILLTAVWMLLVWLILRLVQNILFGLPLLLVWILICLLCIGAGGIRKHYRAYLKAARQGDVHATDKMAEELALIHGLPMDSGEKTRLESLQNALLWINFRYYLAPIFWFIVCVNYGPVALAGYAMLRGYQTWLARHHTPLQRSQSGIDRILHWLDWIPVRLVGVAYALLGHGERALPAWFASLGDFRSSQYQVLTQLAQYSLAREPHLDPVQTPRSAVSLARKVTLTVIVVVALLTIYGALV, from the coding sequence ATGACACTGTTTACGCTGTTGCTGGTGCTGGCATGGGAGCGCTTGTTTAAACTGGGCGAACATTGGCAGTTAGATCATCGCCTTGAAGTGGTATTTACACGTTTACGCCACTTTTCGTTGGTACAAACAATTTTACTCACTGCGGTGTGGATGCTGCTGGTATGGCTGATTTTGCGGTTAGTACAAAATATCTTGTTTGGCCTCCCCCTTTTATTGGTCTGGATACTTATTTGCCTGCTGTGCATTGGTGCGGGGGGAATACGCAAACATTATCGGGCCTACCTGAAAGCTGCGCGTCAGGGTGATGTCCATGCCACCGATAAAATGGCTGAGGAATTAGCGCTCATCCATGGTTTACCGATGGATAGTGGTGAAAAAACCAGGTTGGAGTCGCTGCAAAATGCATTGTTATGGATAAACTTCCGTTACTATTTAGCGCCGATCTTTTGGTTTATTGTCTGTGTTAATTATGGCCCTGTGGCATTGGCGGGGTATGCGATGTTACGTGGATACCAAACATGGCTAGCGCGACATCATACTCCGTTACAACGTTCTCAATCTGGTATTGACCGTATCTTGCATTGGTTGGACTGGATACCTGTGCGGTTAGTGGGTGTTGCCTACGCATTATTAGGACATGGTGAAAGAGCGTTGCCAGCTTGGTTTGCTTCATTGGGTGATTTCCGTTCTTCGCAATACCAAGTGTTGACGCAACTAGCACAATATTCACTGGCGCGAGAACCTCATTTAGACCCAGTACAGACGCCAAGATCCGCAGTATCTTTAGCGCGAAAAGTGACACTGACGGTAATTGTAGTAGTTGCTTTACTGACTATTTATGGTGCATTGGTATAA
- the ampD gene encoding 1,6-anhydro-N-acetylmuramyl-L-alanine amidase AmpD — protein sequence MRLENNWQLENGWISGVKRVVSPHFDQRPEGEDPSLLVIHNISLPPGEFGGPYIDQLFSGTLNANEHPYFADIVHLRVSAHCLIRRDGEVIQYVPFDQRAWHAGVSTFAGRERCNDFSIGIELEGTDVLPFTPAQYRSLAEISALLFTAYPITVGRVTGHSDIAPGRKTDPGPAFNWELYQQSLVRLSLPS from the coding sequence ATGCGGTTAGAAAATAACTGGCAGTTAGAAAATGGCTGGATTTCTGGGGTCAAACGGGTTGTTTCCCCACATTTTGATCAGCGACCAGAAGGCGAAGATCCTTCTCTGTTGGTGATTCATAACATCAGTTTGCCTCCCGGTGAGTTTGGCGGCCCATATATTGATCAGTTATTCAGCGGCACACTTAACGCCAATGAACACCCTTACTTTGCCGATATTGTTCACCTGCGAGTATCAGCCCATTGTCTAATTCGCAGGGATGGTGAAGTTATTCAATATGTTCCATTTGATCAACGCGCCTGGCATGCGGGCGTTTCAACTTTTGCTGGGCGTGAGCGGTGTAACGATTTTTCTATTGGGATCGAGTTGGAAGGGACTGATGTGTTACCGTTTACGCCCGCACAATATCGCAGTTTGGCTGAAATTAGCGCGCTGCTATTTACCGCTTATCCGATAACTGTAGGGCGGGTTACGGGTCACAGTGATATTGCGCCAGGGCGTAAAACCGACCCAGGGCCCGCTTTTAACTGGGAATTGTATCAACAGAGTTTGGTGAGGTTATCTTTGCCATCGTAA
- the nadC gene encoding carboxylating nicotinate-nucleotide diphosphorylase → MPTRSYNTDSRRAELLERIQRDIPFTVAQALSEDLGGEVNADRDLTAQLLPADKQAEATIITREAGIFCGQRWLNEVFIQLGAQVSVTWEVKDGDKLVADQVLCHLIGPARILLTGERTALNFLQTLSGVATEVNHYVTELSGLHTQLLDTRKTVPGLRTALKYAVLCGGGNNHRLGLSDAFLIKENHIIAAGSIKEAVAKAFWIHADVPVEVEVESLDELQQALEAGADIIMLDNFTIPMMSDAVKMRDEQAKIQNSAQLEVSGNVTLETLRSYAETGIDFISVGALTKHITALDLSMRFK, encoded by the coding sequence ATGCCGACCCGCAGCTATAATACCGACAGCCGCCGTGCCGAGCTATTGGAACGAATTCAACGTGATATCCCGTTTACTGTTGCTCAGGCCTTGAGTGAAGATCTTGGTGGCGAGGTCAATGCAGACCGCGACCTTACAGCACAATTACTGCCGGCGGATAAGCAGGCAGAAGCCACCATCATTACCCGAGAAGCCGGTATTTTTTGTGGTCAACGCTGGTTAAATGAAGTATTTATTCAACTTGGTGCCCAGGTGTCTGTCACATGGGAAGTTAAAGATGGAGACAAACTGGTAGCGGATCAGGTGCTTTGCCATTTGATTGGCCCCGCACGTATTCTGCTAACAGGTGAACGTACTGCACTTAATTTCCTGCAAACTTTATCGGGTGTCGCTACCGAAGTGAACCACTATGTAACCGAACTTTCTGGATTACATACTCAATTACTCGATACCCGAAAAACAGTCCCAGGGCTGCGTACCGCCTTAAAATATGCCGTCCTCTGTGGTGGTGGTAATAATCATCGATTGGGTTTATCTGATGCTTTCCTTATTAAGGAAAATCATATTATTGCTGCCGGTTCGATTAAAGAAGCTGTTGCCAAAGCATTTTGGATCCATGCTGATGTCCCTGTGGAAGTTGAAGTTGAATCTCTTGATGAGTTGCAGCAAGCACTGGAAGCCGGTGCCGACATCATCATGCTAGATAACTTCACTATTCCAATGATGAGTGATGCTGTAAAGATGCGCGATGAACAGGCCAAAATCCAGAACAGTGCACAATTGGAGGTTTCAGGTAACGTCACACTAGAAACTTTGCGTAGCTATGCTGAAACAGGCATTGACTTCATTTCAGTCGGTGCGCTCACCAAACATATAACTGCCTTAGACCTGTCCATGCGCTTTAAATAA
- the ppdD gene encoding prepilin peptidase-dependent pilin: protein MTNQRGFTLIELMVAIAIIAVLSGVGIPSYQRYIQKAALTDMLQAMVPYKMAVELCALEHASLDNCNGGSHGIPAGESSRYVSTTTIDKGVITFTGQQTLANLTLAMSPTINNSGDIVWTRTCTAVNSSITDNCKTVFRFNDKD from the coding sequence ATGACTAATCAACGAGGTTTTACATTAATTGAATTGATGGTTGCGATTGCCATCATTGCGGTTCTCAGTGGAGTGGGTATTCCTTCCTATCAGCGTTATATCCAAAAAGCAGCACTCACCGATATGTTACAAGCCATGGTTCCTTACAAAATGGCAGTTGAACTTTGTGCTCTGGAGCATGCCAGTCTTGATAACTGTAATGGTGGTAGCCATGGCATCCCTGCGGGGGAATCATCCCGCTACGTCAGCACTACGACTATTGATAAAGGCGTCATTACATTTACAGGTCAGCAAACCCTCGCCAATCTGACTCTGGCTATGTCGCCAACAATAAATAACAGTGGAGATATCGTTTGGACAAGAACATGTACTGCAGTAAATAGCAGTATTACTGATAACTGCAAGACCGTGTTTCGTTTTAATGATAAGGACTAA
- the gspE gene encoding type II secretion system protein GspE, translating into MTEFMKYPSETINSELHTLCRRYRSIALKLDGKSLTIASSGPVNEALLTALRFACGRKIKVENWPEAKIEQSLNLAPSVKGHLSKRIKSTEAHHNISQQNRERQKSISSNPEPQGSDDTLLDNESDIPVIQFITQTLRLAIQKRASDIHFEPYQYHYRIRLRIDGVLHESPPPAVELSSRISSCLKVMSKLNIAEKRLAQDGQLALMLDGIRYSMRIATLPVQYGEKVVLRILNMQQKPTLEKLGIPPLAHQQFTQALSAPQGLILVTGPTGSGKTVTLYCSLDQLNQPQINICSVEDPIEIQVNGINQTQTNSKIGLDFSNVLRAMLRQDPDVIMLGEIRDNETAEIAVKAALTGHLVLSTLHTNSTAETLIRLTQMGVARHLIASSLTLVIAQRLVRKLCLHCRQASPTPFKAPKNVWVSPLQHYIAVGCEHCCAGYYGRTGIYEMLNVTPPIQQALLNNASPSELTQIAQEQKQVTLLSAGLTLVESGMTTLSEINRVVGLLTEAEATP; encoded by the coding sequence ATGACTGAATTCATGAAGTATCCATCCGAGACAATAAACAGTGAATTACACACGCTCTGCCGCCGTTATAGATCAATAGCCTTAAAACTCGATGGTAAAAGTCTAACCATCGCGTCATCTGGCCCTGTAAATGAGGCGTTATTAACTGCGTTGCGTTTTGCTTGTGGCCGTAAAATCAAAGTGGAAAACTGGCCAGAAGCCAAAATTGAACAATCATTAAACTTGGCTCCATCAGTAAAAGGCCACTTAAGTAAAAGAATAAAATCCACAGAAGCCCACCACAACATATCTCAACAAAACAGAGAGCGGCAAAAATCAATATCATCAAACCCGGAACCACAGGGTTCGGATGATACGTTACTTGATAATGAAAGTGATATACCTGTTATTCAATTTATAACGCAAACACTTAGGCTAGCGATTCAGAAACGTGCATCAGATATCCATTTTGAACCTTACCAATATCACTATCGTATTCGCCTAAGAATTGATGGCGTATTGCATGAGTCTCCGCCACCAGCAGTCGAATTATCTAGCCGTATTAGCAGTTGCTTAAAGGTCATGTCCAAGCTGAATATTGCGGAAAAACGGTTAGCACAAGATGGTCAATTGGCTCTAATGCTAGACGGCATCCGCTACTCGATGAGAATAGCGACTCTCCCCGTGCAATACGGTGAAAAAGTTGTGCTGCGTATCCTCAATATGCAACAAAAACCTACACTGGAAAAGCTGGGGATCCCCCCTCTCGCCCACCAACAGTTTACCCAAGCGCTATCGGCCCCACAGGGTTTGATTTTGGTCACTGGGCCAACTGGCAGTGGGAAAACAGTCACTCTCTATTGCAGCCTGGACCAACTCAATCAGCCGCAGATAAATATCTGTAGTGTTGAAGATCCTATTGAGATCCAGGTTAATGGTATCAATCAAACGCAAACTAACAGTAAGATCGGGCTGGATTTTTCCAATGTATTGCGTGCAATGCTACGACAGGATCCCGATGTGATTATGCTAGGTGAAATTCGGGATAACGAAACTGCAGAAATAGCGGTTAAAGCGGCTCTAACAGGGCATCTGGTACTCTCAACACTACATACCAACTCCACGGCTGAAACACTGATACGCCTAACACAAATGGGTGTAGCGCGTCATTTAATTGCCTCCAGCCTAACATTAGTCATCGCCCAGCGATTGGTACGCAAATTATGCCTACATTGCCGCCAGGCATCACCCACCCCTTTTAAAGCTCCCAAAAATGTGTGGGTGAGCCCACTGCAACACTATATTGCCGTGGGTTGCGAACACTGTTGTGCCGGTTATTATGGCCGAACGGGTATTTATGAAATGTTAAATGTAACTCCGCCAATCCAACAAGCTTTGCTCAATAATGCCAGCCCATCAGAGCTAACCCAAATTGCACAGGAACAAAAACAAGTCACATTACTTTCGGCAGGTTTGACATTAGTCGAAAGTGGTATGACTACCCTAAGTGAAATTAATCGCGTTGTCGGTCTTTTGACAGAAGCGGAGGCAACTCCGTGA
- the hofC gene encoding protein transport protein HofC: MSYQRLFSWRAINNSGQLQTGVLLATERNIVYEHMFRHGLQPLGIKGGKRLSLSYWRGERLITVTRQLATLLQAGLPLVSCLQLLAKEMDSLPWQCLLLEISQQVSQGQSLSEAIAHYPHIFPQLYPPVIAMGELTGNLEQCCTQLVQHQEQQQKLHKKVLKALKYPAFVCVIALVVSIIMLVFVLPEFAQIYQSFDTPLPVLTATLLLISAFLTAYGPSLAIFLTLFFISYLYVRKHRTYCQLWEQKLLLRLPLISALIRGSCLSQVFQTLAMTQHAGLPLTAGLDAALHAINNDTYKQALRGIQKQINQGVPLYLTLYQHSLFPPLCQQMVRVGEESGALDVLLEKLASWHQQQTQDLADNLTQMLEPLLMLIIGTIVGILVIAMYLPIFQLGDVIG; this comes from the coding sequence GTGAGCTATCAACGATTATTTAGCTGGAGAGCAATTAACAATTCGGGACAATTACAAACAGGTGTATTACTGGCAACAGAAAGAAATATTGTTTATGAACATATGTTCCGCCATGGGTTACAGCCACTCGGTATTAAAGGCGGGAAACGGTTATCGCTGAGCTATTGGCGAGGAGAGCGTCTGATCACTGTGACTCGCCAATTAGCGACGTTGTTACAAGCGGGCTTACCGTTAGTAAGTTGTTTGCAATTATTAGCGAAAGAAATGGATTCCTTGCCTTGGCAATGTTTATTACTGGAGATAAGTCAGCAAGTTTCACAGGGGCAATCATTATCTGAAGCAATAGCGCATTATCCTCACATATTCCCTCAATTATATCCTCCCGTCATTGCGATGGGGGAGTTGACAGGTAATCTTGAGCAATGCTGTACTCAGTTGGTACAACATCAGGAACAACAACAAAAATTACATAAAAAAGTGCTTAAAGCACTTAAATATCCGGCATTTGTGTGTGTTATTGCGTTGGTTGTCAGTATCATCATGCTCGTTTTTGTGCTCCCTGAATTTGCACAAATCTATCAATCATTCGACACACCATTACCCGTGCTGACTGCTACCCTGCTGTTAATATCAGCATTTCTTACTGCTTATGGGCCATCTCTCGCCATATTCTTAACATTATTTTTTATTAGCTATTTATATGTACGGAAACATCGAACTTACTGCCAACTATGGGAGCAAAAGCTTTTATTACGCCTTCCGCTAATATCAGCATTGATACGCGGCAGTTGTCTTAGCCAGGTTTTTCAAACATTAGCTATGACTCAACACGCAGGGTTGCCACTGACAGCCGGATTAGATGCCGCACTTCACGCCATCAATAACGACACTTATAAGCAAGCATTGAGAGGTATTCAAAAACAAATCAACCAAGGAGTTCCACTGTATCTGACCCTCTATCAGCACTCTCTATTTCCCCCCTTATGCCAACAAATGGTTCGCGTGGGTGAGGAATCTGGCGCACTTGATGTGCTACTAGAGAAACTCGCCAGTTGGCACCAGCAACAAACACAGGATTTGGCCGATAATCTTACTCAAATGTTGGAACCACTTTTGATGCTAATTATTGGCACTATCGTGGGGATATTAGTGATAGCGATGTATTTACCAATATTCCAGTTAGGAGATGTCATCGGGTAA
- a CDS encoding GMP reductase, with amino-acid sequence MRIEEGLKLGFKDVLIRPKRSTLKSRSEVELERQFTFKHSGWNWSGVPIIAANMDTVGTFRMAEVLASFDVLTAVHKHYTVEQWGEFVKRVPESVLRHVMVSTGTSSADFDKMKQILALSPVLKFICIDVANGYSEHFVSFLQKAREACPDKVICAGNVVTGEMVEELILSGADIVKVGIGPGSVCTTRVKTGVGYPQLSAVIECADAAHGLGGQIVSDGGCSVPGDVAKAFGGGADFVMLGGMLAGHDECEGRVVEENGEKFMLFYGMSSESAMKRHVGGVAEYRAAEGKTVKLPLRGSVDNTVRDIMGGLRSACTYVGASHLKELTKRTTFIRVAEQENRVFGSN; translated from the coding sequence ATGCGTATTGAAGAAGGTTTGAAATTAGGCTTTAAAGATGTGTTAATCCGCCCTAAACGTTCAACACTGAAAAGCCGCTCGGAAGTGGAACTGGAGCGCCAGTTTACTTTCAAACATTCAGGTTGGAACTGGTCAGGTGTACCTATTATCGCCGCTAATATGGATACTGTTGGCACCTTCCGCATGGCAGAAGTTCTGGCATCATTCGATGTTCTAACCGCAGTTCATAAGCACTACACTGTTGAGCAGTGGGGCGAATTTGTGAAGCGTGTTCCTGAATCCGTGTTACGGCATGTCATGGTATCTACCGGTACTTCTTCCGCCGACTTCGACAAAATGAAACAAATTTTAGCGTTATCACCAGTGTTGAAATTTATCTGCATTGATGTGGCTAACGGCTATTCAGAGCATTTTGTCTCTTTCTTGCAAAAAGCTCGTGAAGCTTGCCCTGATAAAGTGATTTGTGCCGGTAATGTAGTGACCGGTGAGATGGTAGAAGAGCTGATCCTCTCGGGCGCAGACATTGTTAAAGTAGGGATTGGGCCAGGTTCGGTTTGCACCACTCGCGTAAAAACAGGCGTTGGCTACCCACAGTTGTCGGCGGTTATCGAGTGTGCTGATGCAGCGCATGGCTTGGGTGGACAGATTGTCAGTGATGGCGGTTGCTCTGTACCCGGTGATGTCGCGAAAGCGTTCGGTGGCGGTGCTGATTTTGTTATGTTGGGCGGTATGCTGGCTGGGCATGACGAATGTGAAGGCCGAGTTGTTGAAGAGAATGGCGAGAAGTTTATGCTGTTTTACGGTATGAGCTCTGAATCCGCTATGAAGCGCCATGTCGGCGGTGTTGCTGAGTACCGTGCTGCGGAGGGTAAAACGGTTAAATTGCCATTACGTGGCTCGGTTGATAACACTGTTCGCGACATTATGGGCGGTTTGCGTTCTGCTTGTACTTATGTAGGAGCTTCGCATTTAAAAGAATTAACTAAGCGCACGACTTTTATTCGCGTAGCTGAACAAGAAAACCGTGTGTTTGGCAGTAACTAA
- the coaE gene encoding dephospho-CoA kinase (Dephospho-CoA kinase (CoaE) performs the final step in coenzyme A biosynthesis.) yields the protein MTYIVALTGGIGSGKSTVADAFANLGVPLVDADIIARQVVEPGMPALAAIVSRYGEVILQADGVLNRAVLREKIFSEPQEKAWLNSLLHPLIQQETQRQLASIDELYALWVVPLLVENGLHHRANRVLVVDVAPEIQLARTMARDGITRQQAEHILASQVSRQQRLACADDIIDNSGDPLIIAPQVASLHRQYLKLAAAAQQDLHQ from the coding sequence ATGACCTATATTGTGGCGCTCACCGGCGGAATTGGCAGCGGCAAAAGCACTGTAGCAGATGCATTCGCCAATCTCGGTGTGCCTCTTGTTGATGCAGATATTATCGCCCGTCAGGTAGTTGAACCTGGTATGCCAGCATTAGCCGCTATTGTTTCCCGTTATGGTGAAGTGATCTTGCAGGCCGATGGTGTATTGAACCGGGCTGTATTGCGTGAGAAAATTTTCAGTGAGCCGCAGGAAAAAGCATGGTTAAATTCATTGTTACATCCACTGATTCAACAGGAAACTCAACGCCAGCTCGCCAGTATTGATGAGTTGTACGCTCTTTGGGTCGTTCCCTTATTAGTTGAAAATGGTTTACATCACCGGGCCAATCGTGTGTTAGTAGTAGATGTAGCACCTGAAATACAACTTGCCCGGACGATGGCGAGAGATGGTATTACCCGCCAACAGGCAGAACATATTTTAGCTTCACAGGTTTCGCGGCAGCAACGGCTGGCTTGTGCTGATGATATTATTGACAATAGCGGCGATCCATTAATTATCGCCCCGCAAGTTGCTTCATTACACCGGCAGTATTTAAAATTAGCAGCTGCGGCCCAACAGGATCTACATCAATGA
- the zapD gene encoding cell division protein ZapD: MSDLTSTILFEHPLNEKMRTWLRMEFLLQQLESQRSLDNIASALTFFRTASDLIDVLERGEVRTDLLKELERQQQKLQQWTDMPGVDMSLVDSLRSQLKSRAAVLMSAPRIGQSLKEDRLISVVRQRLSIPGGCCSFDLPTLHTWLHQPEQQRNQHISKLLESLTPLNQSLTIILELIRQSGPLRAQISLNGFFQDNAEGADLLRLRLPLDPQLYPQISGHKTRYAIRFLPLDSENGTVPARLSFELACC; the protein is encoded by the coding sequence ATGAGTGACCTCACCTCAACAATACTTTTCGAACATCCACTTAATGAAAAAATGCGTACCTGGCTGAGAATGGAGTTTTTACTACAACAATTAGAAAGCCAACGTTCGCTAGATAATATTGCCAGTGCATTAACGTTTTTCCGTACCGCATCTGATTTAATTGATGTCCTTGAGCGCGGTGAAGTACGCACTGATTTACTTAAAGAGCTTGAACGCCAGCAACAGAAGTTACAGCAATGGACTGACATGCCCGGTGTTGATATGTCACTGGTGGACTCCTTACGCAGCCAGTTAAAAAGCCGAGCTGCAGTATTAATGTCTGCGCCACGTATTGGGCAATCCTTGAAAGAAGACCGTTTAATCAGTGTTGTTCGCCAACGCCTAAGTATTCCCGGCGGCTGTTGTAGTTTTGATCTGCCGACTTTACATACCTGGCTGCACCAGCCGGAGCAACAGCGTAACCAGCATATTAGTAAATTGCTGGAAAGCTTAACTCCTCTCAATCAGTCGCTAACCATTATTTTAGAGTTAATTCGCCAATCTGGCCCACTGCGTGCACAAATCAGTTTGAATGGCTTCTTCCAAGATAATGCGGAAGGCGCGGACTTACTTAGATTACGTCTGCCGCTAGACCCACAGCTGTATCCCCAGATTTCCGGTCATAAGACCAGATATGCTATTCGCTTCTTACCACTCGACAGTGAAAATGGTACCGTGCCGGCACGTTTATCGTTTGAATTAGCCTGCTGCTGA
- the yacG gene encoding DNA gyrase inhibitor YacG, with translation METEEIEVNCPTCGKVVIWGEQSPYRPFCCKRCQLIDLGEWADEEKRISSSGELSDSDEWSEEDPLQH, from the coding sequence ATGGAAACCGAAGAAATAGAGGTTAACTGCCCGACCTGTGGAAAAGTTGTTATTTGGGGTGAACAAAGCCCTTATCGTCCATTTTGCTGCAAACGCTGTCAACTTATTGACTTAGGTGAGTGGGCAGACGAAGAAAAACGAATTTCCAGCAGTGGCGAGTTATCTGATAGTGATGAATGGAGTGAGGAAGACCCTCTTCAACACTGA